The Streptomyces sp. WZ-12 genome segment CCCTTCCGTACCCGACGGTGTGAGGGGCCCCCGGTTCAGTCGCCTGCGGCCTGCTCCGCCACCTCATTCACCCCATTCGCCTCGCTTGCCGTGCCGTCGGAGGGCGTTCCCTCGACGGGCCCGGGTTCCACGCCGACCCGCTCGGCGATCCTGCTCAACAGGGCGTCCTGAGCGGCGAGATGGGCCTGCATGTGCGCCACCTCGTGAAGGGTCGCGCTCGCATCGTGGAAGGTCGCCGCGGCACGCTTGTCCGCCGCGGCGGCCTGCACGTTCTGGCCGACCATGATGACGGACAACAGCACCAACTGCAGGAACGTCTGCGCCACCCAGGACACGATGGCCGACGCCCCGCCCTTGATCGCGTCCGGGAGGCTGATCAGGTCGAACAACGCAAACGCGTAGGCACACCACATGCTGCCCACGGCCCGGGTGATCAGGATCGCGATCCGCGTGTTGAACCGGGTGACCGCATTGCCCGCCGGGAGCTGATCGGTGACCTTCACCGGGCCCTGGGCGTCCCGCGAAGCGATGTGTGGGTGCGGCAGGTGCTCGTAGACCGTCATGCGCTGTCTCTCCGTCAAGGGGCGCTGCCCCGGCCGATGTTCCGCCATGTGAAATGAGGCCGGCGGTCGAGGCGAGTGACAGAAGAGGGAGGTCTGTCGACACGGGCGCCTCGGCGCTGTCTCAGCGGGCACACAGCAACCCGGCAACCCAACGGGAACGCCCCCGCCCGCCCGCACTCTGCCCCTTACCCACAACGCCACGCCTTGGAGCGGGAGTTGCGTAAGGACTGCGCAAGGATTCCGGCAACGGCACTGCTGCGGCCGGCAACGCAACGGTCCCCGGTGCCCGCCTCCCGTCTCCCCTCTGCGCGAGAACGGCCGCAGCACCCTGATGCGGTGCGCCTTCGACGGTCCGCCCACCTCGTGCGTGTGCACGGCCGCGGAGAGCCGGTCCTGCGCCACCGCCGCTTCCGCTGGCCGCATGACGTCCAACGTGGCGCGGCCACCACGGCGTTCTTGCTGGCGGCGCGCAGGGTCGCCGGGTCCGCGCAGTGGAGCGGCCGGATGCGGCGGGCGCCCGCCTGGTCGGCTGCGGGGCGGGTCAGTCCTGTCGTCGGGGTGTCTGGGAACGGAAGGTGTGCCCGAGCTCCGGGCCGAGTCCGTAGTAGTGGCGGAAGTTGTAGATCAGTGGGCTCCACGCGGCGGGGTCGACGTGCTGGGAGCCGGGGATGACGATCCGCGGGTCCGCGTGGACCTTCAGTACCTGGGCTTCGACGATGAGGAACGTTCCGGAGGCGTCGGCTTGGACGCGGGCGGCGCGGGCCTCCATCTGAAGGGGGCACTCGGCCACTCGGGGCGGCCGGACCAACTCGGAGGGTTCGGGGAGCAGGCCCGCCGCGGCGAACTTGTCCGGCTCGAAGCGGAAGGCGTCGCGCTTGCGAGCGGGTAGGGGAGTGCGCCCGGTCAGCGGCGCCAGGCGTTCCACCGACGGCCACTGAGCGGGCGCGGGCAAGTTGACCACCAGATCGGGGCGGTTGCGGAGATTGTGCGCGGTCTGTGCGTCGGCGCCCACTCCCAGGACGATGACGTGGCCCAGTGCCCAGGCCGAGGACATCGGCGCGAGGTTGAAGGTGCCGTTCTCGTTCTCCGTCGACAGCAACACGACCGGCGTCCCGAAGTACAGGATGCTCGGCGCGATGGTCACGTGGTCGGTTGAGGTGTCATTGCACAGGCCACTGGGCGTTGCGGTGTTCATGGGCCGACCGTAGGACGAAGATCATTCGGTGCCCGCCGTAGGGTTGAGGGCGTAGGACGGGCGGCGGTGACCGGACGCGGCAACTGGGCGTCCCCTCAGGTGAGTTCCGCCGCCCTGGTCGTCGCGCAGTCCTTCATCGCGTCCCAGATGCCCGAGCCCAGGGCCGCGAAGAGCTCCTCCGGGTGGTCCTGGAGATAGCCGACGATGCCGTCCCACGACCGGATGCCGAAGTCGATGTTGAGGTCGAAGGTGACCAGGTGGACGCCGGCGAGGTAGGCGTCGCAGCCGGCCTCCAGGTGCAGCTGTGCACCGCTGCCGTCGATCGTCAGGTCGAAGCCGCCGTGTGCCTGGATGTCGACCAGGGTGCCGCCGGGGATGGGGATGCCGCCGAGGAGGACGCCCCGGGGGATGTCGACCCTGAAGTCCAGGCCGACGTTCGCGCTGGCGTGCAGGCCGCCGTCGGTGTTCAGGGTGCAGCGCAGCTCGCTGGTCAGGATGTCCAGGAGGTGCGCGTCGAGGGTGAACGCGAAGCCCTTGGCGCCGAGTTCGGCCTCGACGGCGGCGGAGGTGATTCCCAGGAGGTCGATCTTGCCGGAGAGGTAGAAGATCTTCTCCGGCAGGTGGCCTTCCTTGATGCCCCGGGTGTCGAGGAGGTACTGAGGGCCCTTGGAACCGTCGTGGTTGGAGAAGGTGAACACCCCGCCGAGGGCGAGGGGTTGGGCGACCACACTGCTCGCGTAGATGCCGTCGTTGCCCACGCCGACCTCGAAGCGCCAGTTGTTGCCGAAGAAGTCGATGTCGCCCCTGCCGTAGTAGCCCTGCTCCCAGTGCTCGCCCAGCGGGCTGTCCCACCCACCGGGGGCCGTCACGGCGCAGAACGTCAGCTCGTGCAGCACGATCGTCTTGAGGAAGTCGAGTGCGGGCGGGGGAGTGACGACGACGGCCAGGATGTCCCGGACGGAGACGCCCTTGCCCTTGTCGGCGGTGGTGAGGGCGAAGCGGAACACCGTGACGAAGGGCTCCGGTTCGAGGCCGCCGACGATGTCTAGCTCCAGATGGACCTCGCCGACCCGGATGGAGCCACCCATGCCCAGGGTGAGCCCACTCGTCCCACCGCCGATCTGGGCCCAGAACGCCTCGACGTCGAAGCCCTCGATGCCGAAGGCGTTCTTCCAGGCGGGTCCGGGCTGCGGGGCGCCGACCTCGGGGGTCGGGCGGCGGGTCGCGTCGTGCACGATCCGTCCGTCGGGGTCGGTCAGCGGGACCGCCGGGAGGGCCGTACGGCCCGGCTTCTCCAGCGCGAAGGCGTACCGCCCCGGGGCGAGTTGGCCGGCGATCGTGCCGAGGGCGGGGGCGGCGGGCTTGAGCGTGAGGGAGAGCGAGAAGCCCGCCCGGGAGACCGTTCCGCCGGCCACGAACTGGAGCAGGGTCTCCGGCGCCGAACCCATCGCCGGCACGGTGAGGTTCCAGGAGGTCGACAGGGTGATGCTGGGGAGGGCCGGTTTGATCTCCACTTCCAGGCCGCCGAAGCCGGGGCGTAGCTTCTGTTCGGCGATGGATGCCTTGAACACCGAGTTCTTCACCGGCGAGGTCAGGACCGCCTGGAGGTGGACGCCGGTGGCGACGCCGTCGAACAGGGCCCTGAGCGGATCCAGCGGCCCGGTGAAGCCGATCTCGGTGAAGAAGGTGAGGCCCTTGTCCAGGGTGCCGGGGAGCGTGTCCGGGGGAGAGGCGGCGTCCAGGGCCACACCGTCGGCGGAGCAGACCGCCAGGCCGGACTTGGCGAAGGTGATGTCGCCGAGGATGCCCAGGGCCTCGGACCAGCCCGGAATCTGCCGCGGTGACCAGGCCCAGTCCTGCTGCCAGAACGCGGCGGCGAACAGGGTGCCGGAGTCCCCCTTGGCCGCCTTCCCGACCAGGGTCAGGGCGTGGGCCCCGGCGAACGCGACCGTGCTGGCGACCGCCAGCTCGTAGCCCTGGCCGTCGGCGACCTCTCCCACCCCGGCCCCGCCGAGGCGCAGCCGCACCGTCGAGTCGCTCAACTCGACCGCGGGCAGGCCGTCTGGCAACGGCACGTCGGCGCGGCAGGCGAGCGCGTCGATGAGGGCGGTGAGGTCGATCTTGGGGAATGTGCCGCCGATCTCGAAGGTGCCGGGCAGGTGCCAGGCGGCGTCGAAGAGGATGCCGTCGTTGCCGCCGGAGGCCGGACCGAGCGTTGCCTTCGCGGCGAGGGTGCCGGTGGTGCTGAGGGACTGCGACTCCGCCGCCCCGGGCTGAGGGCTGCGCCAGGTCTTCCAGACCCCCCGGCGCTTGACGACCTCCTTCTCTCCTTTCTCCCCCTCCTCCCTCTTGCGGTCCAACTCAAGTGAGGTCTCGGTCAGTTGGAGACGGGACGCGCCGAGGTCGAGGTGCCAGTCCGTGGTGACGGCGGCCGACAGCCCGTACTCGCCCTGCGTCGGGGTGGCCGTGCCGTGGAACTTCCTCAGCGTCAGATCGGGTACGCCGCTGAGGTCGGTGCCCGGTACGAAGTGCCGCAGGACGTCCTTGAGTTGCGCCGGCGTCTCGTCGTCCAGCGCGAGTTCGAAGCGGCCGGGCGGGATGGCCGCGGAGGCGTGCAGGGCGACCGCGCCCGCCACCGTGAAGTCCCCGTATCCGGTGACGGTGGCGGAGCGGCTCTTTTGGAGCGGTGTGGTGACGGTGAGGTGGGCGCCGACGCCGGTCACGGCGAGGTCGTCGCCGACGATCGGCCAGGAGACCGCGGGCTGCGCGGCGACCTTGACGGCGATCGCGGTCAGGGCCTTGACCAATCCCTTGTCCGGACCCGTGCCGATCTTCGTCACGTCGATGGTGGCGCTGAGTCCGGTGAGCCGGACGGCGTCCCCGAGAGGGAAGCCGGCCGTGGTGAGTTGCTGTACGGCTAGGCCGGTGCCGTACCACTCCGCGAGGGCGTCCGTGCCGACGTCGCCCGGCAGCGCGTCCACGGTGAGCGCGATCTCGTTCCCGGGCGCGGGGACCGGGGCGCTGATGGTCGCGCCGACGCCGTGCGCCAGCACGAGGTCGGCGGCCAGGCGGAGCCCGTAGGTCAGCGGCGGGGCGTCGCCGCGGGAGCCAGCCCACAGGAAGAAGTCGCCGCCGAACCCCTGCGGCGGCTCAGGAATAGAGCGCAGCGCGACGTCCGTCACGACCGTCTCGCCGACGGAGCGGCGCTGGACGAGACCGGTCAGCGAGAGGGACGCGGGCGGGCGACGGACCAGTGCGACCAGGGGGCCGAGGGGCGTCGGGTCCTGGACCTCGGGGGCGTGGAACGTGAGGCCCCGGTCGAGGACGGGGCGACCGTCGCGGGCGGGGCGGGGCACCGAGGTGAGCAGGAGCTCGGGCCGGCGGTCACCGAAGGTGAGGCCGGAGAGGTCGCTGCCCTCGGTGTCCGGGAACGAGGTGGCGATGGTCCAACTCGCCGGTGTCGGCAGGGGGATGAAGAGGGTGGGGTCCTGATCGACCGGGTCGAGGCCGAATTCGATGCCGGTGACCTGGGCGTCGGTGATGCCCAGCGCGCCCAGTTCGCCGTCGACGACGATGGTGTTCGTGTCCGGGTGGTCCGTGCGGTGGAGCGTGCCGAGCGTGAGGGTCTTGTCGTCGAGCCAGGTGTTGACCAGCGCGGCGGCCGGGCCGTGGCCGAAGTCGGAGCCCGCGAGGGTGAGGGTGCCGCCGGTGGTGTGCCGGTCGAGCAGTGCTTGGAGATCGGTGAACTGCATGCGGGGCCTTCCGGGCGGGCGGGGACGGGCGGTCGTACGGCAGCGGGTGTGCGGGAGCGGTCGCGCGGGACGGCTGGCGTCCGGGCCCGCTCCCGCGCGACGGTCAGCCCGTCAACTTCTCGGCGATCACCTTGCGGGCGTTGTCCGTCAGGGCCTTGGCGATGTCGTCCCTGCGCTGGTCGGCGCCGTCCTGGACGCCCTTGATGAAGGCGTCCTTGACCTGTGAGGCGTTGAGGATCGTGTGCAGCGCGTCATCGGGCAGGCCGTCGACGTGCACCTTGATGTCGAGGTTGTTCGGATCGACGTCGACGGCGAGCGAGTGCAGGCCGATGGTGAGGTGGTCGGCATCGGGTCCGTCGAAGGACAACCCGAGGGCCACGGAGGGCTGTTGCACGGTGGTGTTCATGGTGCCGTCGATCTCGTCCCCGCTCTTCACGAAGGTCACCACGACCGCGGCGGCGATGGTGATCGGTGTCCCGGAGACGCGGCCGAACCGCGGGGTCGCGTCGACGCCCTCGGCCACCAACGAGGCGTCCTCGGTGGGGATGAGCACGTCCGCGATACCGCCGATCGTGACGTCGTTGAGGGTGAAGTGGACGGGTTGGCCGAGCAGTTGCTGCTCTCCGAGGTCGATGGAGTCGATCGACAGCGGGTCGAGCACCGGATCGGTGGACGAGCGGACCACGGTCGGCGGGTAGAAGCCGGAGCCCGTGTCGTTGAGCGAGGCCCGCACCCGGTCGAAGAGGTAGACCCCCAACGGGCCGTCGCCCGGCGGGGGTTGGATGCCGTCGGCCGGGAGCGGGCCGGCGCCGAGGGCGCCGTCGAGCGCCTTGGCGAGCTGGTCGGTCACCGCGCCGGAGAACTGGGTGCGGAAGTCCTCCGCGTTCAGGGCGTCACCGAGCCTGTCGGTGAGCGCCTTGGCCGCGTCGGGACTGTTGAAGGCCATGACCGCCGAGGTCATCCATACCTTCTTGGTGTCCTCGGTGACCGTGTCACCCTCGATCGTCAGGTGATCCGGATCGAGCGTGAACTCCGGCCGGGTGGCAACGGTGACGTGCTCCACGGTCGCCTGCGCCGTGCGCCCGGCCCCGGTACCGGACGCCTCGATGCTCACCTGCACATCGAACGCGAGGTTCCTGACGGCGAACAGGAACTTCCCGCGCCCGTCGATCGCCTGGGACGGCCACTCCACCCCATAGGCGTCCAGGCCCTTGAGCGCGACGCTCGTCGGTGGCTTGAGGTCGGCCGTCCGAGGGGCGTCGATCACGACGACGTGCTGGACGAGCTGGTAGTCCCCGTCGATCGTGATCTGCGGCTGATAGCCGTGCGAGTCGTAGGCGGCCGCCGTGACCCGTACGGTGCCGCGATAGCCGTTCTCGGTGGGGGTGAGACCCGTCAGGTCGGCTATGGACGCGTTCGGCAGACCGCTGATGGTCAGGCCGGTCAACGTCAGTGCGGGGTACTGGTCCGCACGGTCCGGTTGGCTGATGAACGCGTTGAGGTTGGGCGGCAGATCGGGGACACCGGCGTCCTTCGCCTTCTTGAAGGCCCTCCGCACGAACAGCCACCAGGCATCGGCGATGGTGCCGGCGATCTCCCCCTCCGGGAGCGACCCGAGCGTCCACTCGTCCACCGTCAACGGCGACAGCGTGTGCCCATCCGGTGTCTGGATCTTCTCCAGGACCTTCGGCAACCAGTACGGGCTGTCCGGGTTGTTGATCCGCTTCTCCATGGTGGCGTAGACGAAGTTGACCAGGGCTGCGGTCATGGCGGTGTTCCTCCTCGGGGCGGTACACGGTGATGGTGGGGTGCCCGCACGGGGGCGGGGCCGCAGCCCGGTCAGGGCCTCCGGTCGACGATGTGCAGCGCCAGGTCCTCCAGGGCATGGCGGTAGCGGTTCGCCGGGAAGGGGCGCAGTAGCTCGATCGCCTCCAGTGCCTGAGCGCGCGCGTCGGCGTAGGCGCGGGCGAAGCCGGTGGTGCCCCGCACCTCGGCGACGCAGCGCTCCAGGCCCGCGGCGTCCAGGGGCTCCCCGCGCATCACGCGGCTCACCCGGTGCCGCGGCCCCAACTCCTCCATCGCGTACACCAGGGGGAGCGAGGCGCGGCGGCGCAGCAGGTCCATGCCCTGCGGTTTACCGGAGCCGAACTCGTCCTGGGCCAGGTCGAAGAGGTCGTCCATGACCTGGAGGGCCCGCCCGAGCCGGCGCCCGACGAAGCCGGCGCGGCGGGCATCACTGGTGCGCCCGCCGGCGAGCGTGACACCGGCCTCCGCGGCCAGGCCGAAGAGGACGGCGGTCTTGCGGTCGGCGGTCCGCCAGTAGTGCTGCACCAGGCGTGCCGGTTCCTGGCTCAAGTCGGTCTGCAACTCGTCCAGTTCACCGCAGCCGATCTGGAACGCGGTGTCCAGGACCAGCTCGATCAGCGCCATGTCCCGGTCCCGGTCGATGGTCCGCACGAACCCGCGGATGGCCTGCACGAACTGGAGGTCGCCGACGAGCACGGCGGCCTCCCTGCCCCGCGCGGCATTGACCGACGGCAGCCCGCGCCGAAGCGCCGAGTCGTCGATGACGTCGTCGTGGATCAACGTCGCCACATGCAGCATTTCCAGGGAGACGGCCCCTTGCAGCACCTTGCGGGGGAGCGGCGCGGAGCCGAAGACCGTGCGGGCGGCGAGCAGCAGGACGGCCGGCCGGAGCCGTTTCCCCTGCCGGTAGAGGGCGTGCTCGGTGACGCTGAGGTAGTCCTGCTGCGGGGCGAGCGCCTCGTCGAGGATCGTCTC includes the following:
- a CDS encoding flavin reductase family protein, translated to MNTATPSGLCNDTSTDHVTIAPSILYFGTPVVLLSTENENGTFNLAPMSSAWALGHVIVLGVGADAQTAHNLRNRPDLVVNLPAPAQWPSVERLAPLTGRTPLPARKRDAFRFEPDKFAAAGLLPEPSELVRPPRVAECPLQMEARAARVQADASGTFLIVEAQVLKVHADPRIVIPGSQHVDPAAWSPLIYNFRHYYGLGPELGHTFRSQTPRRQD
- a CDS encoding polyprenyl synthetase family protein produces the protein MLTLDPSAPVESASPDIWAELLADDLPHFETILDEALAPQQDYLSVTEHALYRQGKRLRPAVLLLAARTVFGSAPLPRKVLQGAVSLEMLHVATLIHDDVIDDSALRRGLPSVNAARGREAAVLVGDLQFVQAIRGFVRTIDRDRDMALIELVLDTAFQIGCGELDELQTDLSQEPARLVQHYWRTADRKTAVLFGLAAEAGVTLAGGRTSDARRAGFVGRRLGRALQVMDDLFDLAQDEFGSGKPQGMDLLRRRASLPLVYAMEELGPRHRVSRVMRGEPLDAAGLERCVAEVRGTTGFARAYADARAQALEAIELLRPFPANRYRHALEDLALHIVDRRP